In a genomic window of Acidilobus saccharovorans 345-15:
- a CDS encoding PEGA domain-containing protein encodes MWTAALLILFIAAALGPYAASTSAKASATLPVLLNGSSVGLCYPYLIAQGGVLDLATGSFTDPWPGDVALGASCGDGFIAVLGYQGTYFLYSSNASLAWVVREPYSDIIGVYSGMVVYNLSNEAYVEGPRGTAAVIPLPQGSRVLSFSYANGPLLLEDVNGTLELQSPQGALPLNVSGSGGQPTGILNGTRAYVFGYVDGQGPMLLIFDVSASPLRAVPVGEFVASFVPLAVYRAQGDELVVQGPPGLELVTACCGRTRAQVIGDALPVPDGYYVPSSGYSYVMSGGSWIPVPGLEVASLGGVAFITDYNGVTLLAPAVPTTLVAEAPVYGTLNISGLLVQLNLTPGAYELPTPSLLLVGNRLLDLLGGTLAYPAKVGGPVRAVYVVRPPAVSPLEVFRQVTYMASGGGSLLLVVPSKAIVLSPGVNVTVSPRPLVIPGEWLYGGLGPGGIALYSANGTVYVFSYSGSPVAAYRANITFVPTYMGVYRAYGGYYVMVESSGPFGAYMYVYGPGGASEYRLQSPVVEDPSSGVAVTPAGVQAPGLNISLPAVVSTASVNGASAAFQGADGNLYIVNLSSMTEYVVMPAWGGYLRYAPMPGGLLAIYNKSSFTVEIVSYEGLVQGAWQVNISASPPSAVIYINGTRVGVGSATVYDIATPINVTVSAAGYAAYSSTVLPLTSEDIKVSLRPVTVYATLSVVSPIPVSYVEGYINGSSFRLPVNSSLQLLSGIPYEVEVNYFYPLNVCAPVSETVIMKSNGTIEVSCSLTTPVLKLVSSLPASVKVSKSGVTVFSGQLEPEAPLYLPVAPGSYDVLSTANGLSASIKVNATLPQLYSYNVTPTAPPAPPRGTIEAVSNVSSASVYVRFPNGTLVAVGVGRVEVSVSPGQYVVSAEGTGYVGVNRTVTVSPGSTVNVTLGLVPVRRGAPVVRNVKYYIIAGALAATAIAAYMGYSYYRSRSPYQEQQEI; translated from the coding sequence GTGTGGACAGCAGCGCTGCTGATATTATTTATAGCGGCAGCCCTAGGTCCCTACGCTGCCAGTACCTCAGCGAAGGCCTCGGCGACCCTGCCAGTCCTCCTTAACGGGAGCTCCGTGGGGCTCTGCTACCCCTACCTCATAGCCCAGGGCGGGGTGCTGGACCTGGCGACGGGCTCCTTCACTGACCCTTGGCCTGGCGACGTCGCCCTGGGGGCGTCATGCGGCGACGGCTTCATAGCGGTCCTGGGGTACCAGGGCACCTACTTCCTGTACTCCTCCAACGCGTCCCTGGCCTGGGTGGTCAGGGAGCCCTACTCAGACATAATAGGCGTGTACAGTGGGATGGTGGTCTACAACCTGAGCAACGAGGCCTACGTCGAGGGCCCAAGGGGCACGGCGGCTGTGATCCCCCTGCCCCAGGGCTCCCGGGTCCTGTCGTTCAGCTACGCCAACGGCCCCCTGCTCCTCGAGGACGTCAACGGGACCCTTGAGCTCCAGTCGCCCCAGGGCGCGCTTCCGCTTAACGTGAGCGGCTCCGGCGGGCAGCCCACGGGCATCCTGAACGGGACGAGGGCCTACGTCTTCGGCTACGTTGACGGCCAGGGCCCCATGCTCTTAATATTTGACGTCAGCGCCAGCCCCCTGAGGGCAGTCCCCGTGGGGGAGTTCGTCGCCAGCTTTGTGCCGCTCGCCGTCTACAGGGCTCAGGGCGACGAACTCGTTGTCCAGGGCCCCCCAGGGCTGGAGCTGGTGACCGCCTGCTGCGGCAGGACCAGGGCGCAGGTCATAGGTGACGCGCTGCCGGTGCCTGACGGCTACTACGTGCCATCCTCGGGCTACAGCTACGTCATGAGCGGGGGCTCCTGGATCCCTGTCCCAGGGCTTGAGGTGGCCTCGCTGGGAGGGGTGGCCTTCATAACCGACTACAACGGCGTCACCTTGCTCGCGCCGGCCGTGCCTACAACCTTGGTCGCGGAGGCTCCCGTGTACGGCACGCTTAACATAAGCGGCCTCCTGGTCCAGCTGAACCTCACGCCCGGAGCATATGAGCTTCCTACCCCCTCCCTGCTGCTCGTCGGCAACAGGCTCCTTGACCTGCTTGGGGGCACGCTGGCCTACCCTGCCAAGGTAGGCGGGCCCGTGAGAGCAGTTTACGTTGTAAGGCCGCCGGCCGTCTCGCCGCTGGAGGTCTTCAGGCAGGTCACCTACATGGCCTCAGGGGGTGGGTCCCTCCTGCTGGTGGTGCCGTCAAAGGCCATAGTGCTCTCCCCTGGCGTTAATGTTACTGTGTCGCCTAGGCCCCTGGTCATCCCCGGCGAGTGGCTCTACGGGGGCCTCGGGCCGGGCGGGATAGCCCTGTACTCGGCCAACGGCACCGTCTACGTGTTCAGCTACAGCGGGAGCCCCGTGGCGGCCTACAGGGCCAACATAACGTTCGTGCCCACCTACATGGGGGTCTACAGGGCCTACGGCGGCTACTACGTCATGGTGGAGTCCTCAGGCCCCTTCGGCGCCTACATGTACGTCTACGGCCCTGGCGGCGCCAGCGAGTACCGGCTGCAGTCGCCGGTTGTTGAGGACCCGTCCTCTGGAGTTGCAGTTACGCCCGCGGGCGTTCAGGCTCCCGGGCTCAACATTAGCCTGCCCGCCGTTGTGAGCACCGCCTCAGTCAACGGGGCCTCGGCCGCCTTTCAGGGGGCTGACGGCAACCTGTACATAGTGAACCTGAGCTCCATGACGGAGTACGTGGTGATGCCCGCCTGGGGCGGCTACCTGAGGTACGCGCCGATGCCTGGGGGGCTCCTCGCAATATACAACAAGAGCAGCTTCACCGTCGAGATAGTTAGCTACGAGGGCCTGGTCCAGGGCGCCTGGCAGGTCAACATCTCAGCGTCGCCCCCCTCGGCTGTCATATACATAAATGGCACGAGGGTCGGCGTGGGCTCCGCCACGGTCTACGACATAGCGACGCCAATTAACGTAACCGTCTCTGCCGCGGGCTACGCCGCCTACTCCTCCACGGTGCTGCCCCTGACGTCTGAGGACATAAAGGTCAGCCTCAGGCCCGTCACCGTATACGCGACGCTCTCGGTGGTCTCACCCATACCCGTGAGCTACGTCGAAGGCTACATAAATGGGTCAAGCTTTAGGCTGCCGGTCAACTCGAGCCTCCAGCTTCTCTCGGGAATCCCCTACGAGGTCGAGGTCAACTACTTCTACCCGCTTAACGTCTGCGCCCCTGTGAGCGAGACAGTTATAATGAAGTCCAACGGGACCATCGAGGTCAGCTGTAGCCTCACGACGCCCGTCTTAAAGCTGGTCAGCTCGCTCCCCGCCTCAGTTAAGGTCAGCAAGTCAGGCGTTACCGTGTTCTCTGGCCAGCTGGAGCCCGAGGCGCCTCTCTACCTGCCCGTGGCGCCGGGGAGCTACGACGTGCTCTCTACAGCTAACGGCCTCTCAGCCAGCATTAAGGTCAACGCCACGCTGCCCCAGCTTTACTCCTACAACGTGACGCCGACGGCGCCGCCCGCCCCTCCCAGGGGCACAATAGAGGCGGTTAGCAACGTGAGCTCCGCCTCTGTTTACGTCAGGTTCCCCAACGGCACACTTGTGGCGGTCGGCGTTGGCCGCGTGGAGGTCTCCGTCTCCCCGGGCCAGTACGTGGTCTCGGCGGAGGGCACCGGCTACGTGGGAGTTAACAGGACCGTGACGGTCTCCCCAGGCTCCACTGTGAACGTTACCCTGGGCCTCGTCCCCGTCAGGCGCGGGGCCCCCGTTGTGAGGAACGTTAAGTACTACATTATAGCCGGGGCCCTGGCCGCCACTGCGATAGCGGCCTACATGGGCTACTCCTACTACAGGTCAAGGTCCCCCTACCAGGAGCAGCAGGAGATCTGA